A window from Cryptomeria japonica chromosome 1, Sugi_1.0, whole genome shotgun sequence encodes these proteins:
- the LOC131027388 gene encoding transcription factor bHLH77 isoform X1, with the protein MALQGNGNYVFDEPANYNSSLDYPASTWQTGIAANYAMKMSQTPPQPTAAAAPTEGFLRHVNSSYGLDELLPFSLHSLDYSSRENSLQNVKLASEQSPTSNFFSPISLSKGNVSAEESSSSEQSNADPRSKICARKRKILPNDKARGDLSIGPCPGENTEKESKGKRSKIAEGTNEKPDLKSEGELGANGSEPEMNRKDSQQNSKPSEAPKDYIHVRARRGQATDSHSLAERVRREKISERMKLLQDLVPGCNKITGKAVMLDEIINYVQSLQHQVEFLSMKLEAVNPRLDFNMERFISKDMHEPSSMPFASDSALTYPQFPHSEWTQMQTGLSCNIVEPSLGNTREQALKKTINEHLAPAEGCGDANSQIPNLWDDELQSVVQLGLGQNIQLPFTPQRFQGSFSTSYRNIEY; encoded by the exons ATGGCATTGCAAGGTAATGGCAATTATGTGTTTGATGAACCCGCTAATTATAATTCATCACTGGATTACCCAGCATCTACTTGGCAGACTGGAATTGCTGCCAATTATGCCATGAAAATGAGCCAGACACCACCACAGCCAACAGCAGCAGCAGCGCCAACAGAAGGCTTTCTTAGACATGTTAATTCCTCTTATGGTTTGGATGAGCTCTTACCATTCTCCCTGCATAGCCTAGACTATTCCAGCAGAGAAAACAGTTTGCAAAATGTGAAGTTGGCTTCTGAACAGTCACCGACTTCTAATTTCTTCAGCCCCATCAGTCTATCTAAAGGCAATGTTTCTGCAGAAGAATCCTCAAGTTCTGAGCAGAGTAACGCTGATCCACGGTCTAAAATCTGTGCAAGGAAAAGAAAAATCTTGCCAAATGATAAAGCAAGAGGGGACCTATCCATCGGTCCTTGTCCTGGTGAAAATACAGAG AAGGAATCCAAAGGCAAACGCTCTAAAATTGCAGAAGGTACAAATGAAAAGCCTGATTTGAAATCTGAGGGTGAATTAGGAGCCAACGGTAGTGAACCCGAAATGAATCGAAAAGATTCTCAACAAAATAGCAAACCATCTGAGGCACCTAAAGACTACATACATGTAAGAGCAAGGAGAGGCCAAGCTACTGACAGCCACAGCCTTGCAGAGAGG GTCAGAAGAGAAAAGATCAGTGAACGTATGAAGCTGTTGCAAGATCTTGTTCCAGGTTGTAATAAG ATAACCGGTAAAGCAGTGATGTTAGATGAGATAATTAACTATGTCCAATCACTGCAGCATCAAGTTGAG TTTCTATCTATGAAGCTAGAAGCTGTTAATCCAAGACTGGACTTCAACATGGAGAGATTTATTTCCAAAGAT ATGCATGAACCATCAAGTATGCCATTTGCTTCTGATTCTGCACTTACATATCCACAATTTCCCCACTCAGAGTGGACACAAATGCAAACAGGCTTGTCCTGCAATATAGTGGAACCTAGTCTGGGAAATACCAGAGAACAGGCACTGAAAAAGACAATTAATGAGCATTTGGCCCCTGCTGAAGGCTGTGGAGATGCCAATTCTCAG ATACCAAATCTATGGGATGATGAACTACAAAGTGTTGTTCAATTAGGGCTTGGGCAAAATATTCAACTTCCTTTCACACCTCAAAGATTTCAGG GGTCTTTCAGTACAAGCTACAGGAATATTGAATATTAA
- the LOC131027388 gene encoding transcription factor bHLH79 isoform X2, whose product MALQGNGNYVFDEPANYNSSLDYPASTWQTGIAANYAMKMSQTPPQPTAAAAPTEGFLRHVNSSYGLDELLPFSLHSLDYSSRENSLQNVKLASEQSPTSNFFSPISLSKGNVSAEESSSSEQSNADPRSKICARKRKILPNDKARGDLSIGPCPGENTEESKGKRSKIAEGTNEKPDLKSEGELGANGSEPEMNRKDSQQNSKPSEAPKDYIHVRARRGQATDSHSLAERVRREKISERMKLLQDLVPGCNKITGKAVMLDEIINYVQSLQHQVEFLSMKLEAVNPRLDFNMERFISKDMHEPSSMPFASDSALTYPQFPHSEWTQMQTGLSCNIVEPSLGNTREQALKKTINEHLAPAEGCGDANSQIPNLWDDELQSVVQLGLGQNIQLPFTPQRFQGSFSTSYRNIEY is encoded by the exons ATGGCATTGCAAGGTAATGGCAATTATGTGTTTGATGAACCCGCTAATTATAATTCATCACTGGATTACCCAGCATCTACTTGGCAGACTGGAATTGCTGCCAATTATGCCATGAAAATGAGCCAGACACCACCACAGCCAACAGCAGCAGCAGCGCCAACAGAAGGCTTTCTTAGACATGTTAATTCCTCTTATGGTTTGGATGAGCTCTTACCATTCTCCCTGCATAGCCTAGACTATTCCAGCAGAGAAAACAGTTTGCAAAATGTGAAGTTGGCTTCTGAACAGTCACCGACTTCTAATTTCTTCAGCCCCATCAGTCTATCTAAAGGCAATGTTTCTGCAGAAGAATCCTCAAGTTCTGAGCAGAGTAACGCTGATCCACGGTCTAAAATCTGTGCAAGGAAAAGAAAAATCTTGCCAAATGATAAAGCAAGAGGGGACCTATCCATCGGTCCTTGTCCTGGTGAAAATACAGAG GAATCCAAAGGCAAACGCTCTAAAATTGCAGAAGGTACAAATGAAAAGCCTGATTTGAAATCTGAGGGTGAATTAGGAGCCAACGGTAGTGAACCCGAAATGAATCGAAAAGATTCTCAACAAAATAGCAAACCATCTGAGGCACCTAAAGACTACATACATGTAAGAGCAAGGAGAGGCCAAGCTACTGACAGCCACAGCCTTGCAGAGAGG GTCAGAAGAGAAAAGATCAGTGAACGTATGAAGCTGTTGCAAGATCTTGTTCCAGGTTGTAATAAG ATAACCGGTAAAGCAGTGATGTTAGATGAGATAATTAACTATGTCCAATCACTGCAGCATCAAGTTGAG TTTCTATCTATGAAGCTAGAAGCTGTTAATCCAAGACTGGACTTCAACATGGAGAGATTTATTTCCAAAGAT ATGCATGAACCATCAAGTATGCCATTTGCTTCTGATTCTGCACTTACATATCCACAATTTCCCCACTCAGAGTGGACACAAATGCAAACAGGCTTGTCCTGCAATATAGTGGAACCTAGTCTGGGAAATACCAGAGAACAGGCACTGAAAAAGACAATTAATGAGCATTTGGCCCCTGCTGAAGGCTGTGGAGATGCCAATTCTCAG ATACCAAATCTATGGGATGATGAACTACAAAGTGTTGTTCAATTAGGGCTTGGGCAAAATATTCAACTTCCTTTCACACCTCAAAGATTTCAGG GGTCTTTCAGTACAAGCTACAGGAATATTGAATATTAA